A window of the Brassica napus cultivar Da-Ae chromosome C5, Da-Ae, whole genome shotgun sequence genome harbors these coding sequences:
- the LOC106399731 gene encoding 4-hydroxyphenylpyruvate dioxygenase-like has translation MGHENAAVSENQHHDGDAAATSASPGFKLVGFSKFVRKNPKSDKFKVKRFHHIEFWCGDATNVARRFSWGLGMRFSSKSDLSTGNMVHASYLLTSGDLRFLFTAPFSPSISAGEIPPNTTASIPSFDHVTYHSFFSSHGLGVRAVAIEVEDAESAFSVSISNGAVPSSPPIALNDAVTIAEVKLYGDVVLRYVSYKAVTSVFLPRFETVEDTSSFPLDYGIRRLDHAVGNVPELGPALTYLSRFTGFHQFAEFTADDVGTAESGLNSAVLANNDETVLLPVNEPVHGTKRKSQIQTYLEHNEGAGVQHLALMSEDIFKTLREMRKRSGVGGFDFMPSPPPTYYKNLKNRVGDVLSDEEIKECEELGILVDRDDQGTLLQIFTKPLGDRPTIFIEIIQRIGCMKKDEEGRVYQSGGCGGFGKGNFSELFKSIEEYEKTLEAKQLVG, from the exons ATGGGGCACGAAAACGCAGCCGTTTCAGAGAACCAGCATCACGACGGCGACGCAGCTGCTACCTCTGCGTCCCCGGGGTTCAAGCTCGTCGGATTCTCCAAGTTCGTGAGGAAGAATCCAAAGTCCGACAAGTTCAAAGTCAAGCGCTTCCACCACATCGAGTTCTGGTGCGGCGACGCCACCAACGTCGCGCGCCGCTTCTCGTGGGGCCTCGGCATGAGATTCTCCTCCAAATCCGATCTCTCCACCGGAAACATGGTTCACGCCTCCTACCTCCTCACCTCCGGCGACCTGCGCTTCCTCTTCACCGCTCCCTTCTCTCCGTCTATCTCCGCCGGCGAGATTCCACCGAACACCACAGCCTCCATCCCATCTTTCGACCACGTCACCTACCACTCCTTCTTCTCTTCACACGGACTAGGCGTAAGAGCTGTCGCTATTGAAGTAGAAGACGCAGAGTCAGCCTTCTCCGTTAGCATCTCAAACGGCGCCGTTCCTTCCTCGCCTCCTATCGCCCTAAACGACGCCGTTACGATCGCTGAGGTTAAACTATACGGTGACGTCGTGCTCCGTTACGTTAGTTATAAAGCCGTTACATCCGTTTTCCTTCCGAGATTTGAAACTGTGGAAGATACGTCGTCGTTTCCACTAGACTACGGTATACGCCGCCTCGACCACGCGGTTGGGAACGTCCCCGAGCTCGGTCCAGCGCTAACGTACCTCTCACGGTTTACCGGCTTCCACCAGTTCGCGGAGTTCACAGCGGACGACGTGGGAACAGCCGAGAGCGGTTTGAACTCGGCGGTTCTAGCCAACAACGACGAGACGGTTCTACTGCCGGTCAACGAGCCGGTTCACGGGACGAAGAGGAAGAGTCAGATACAGACGTATCTGGAGCACAACGAAGGCGCGGGGGTGCAGCATCTGGCGCTGATGAGCGAAGATATATTCAAGACTCTGAGGGAGATGAGGAAGAGGAGCGGCGTTGGAGGGTTCGACTTCATGCCTTCTCCTCCGCCTACTTATTACAAGAATCTCAAAAACCGGGTGGGAGATGTGCTTAGTGATGAAGAGATTAAGGAGTGTGAGGAGTTGGGGATTCTTGTGGATAGAGATGATCAAGGGACGTTGCTTCAGATCTTCACAAAACCACTTGGTGACAG GCCGACGATATTTATAGAGATAATACAGAGGATAGGATGCATGAAGAAAGATGAGGAAGGGAGAGTTTACCAGAGTGGAGGATGTGGTGGCTTTGGCAAAGGCAACTTCTCTGAGCTCTTCAAGTCTATTGAAGAGTATGAGAAGACTCTTGAAGCCAAACAGCTTGTGGGGTGA